One window of the Nitrospira sp. genome contains the following:
- a CDS encoding Rrf2 family transcriptional regulator, whose translation MALYASRVEYGLHCLLYLVGPSGTIKANVADLAKLQGISPTFVAKLFTKMKKGGLVTASEGAGGGYILARPPAEITVWDAVVALEGSKALFKCTEVRLNCALFGASPPAWAKKGVCSIHAVMQEAERRMQQTLDAYTLADLAQQVERKAPKEFLNEVNTWFERPKIRPGEHLHRKKR comes from the coding sequence ATGGCGCTTTACGCTTCCAGGGTTGAATATGGGCTGCATTGCCTTCTTTATCTCGTCGGCCCTTCAGGCACGATAAAAGCAAACGTGGCGGACCTGGCGAAGTTGCAAGGCATCTCGCCAACTTTTGTCGCCAAATTGTTCACTAAAATGAAAAAGGGCGGCTTGGTCACCGCGAGCGAAGGAGCAGGCGGCGGGTACATACTGGCCCGTCCACCAGCAGAGATCACAGTCTGGGATGCGGTCGTGGCCTTGGAGGGTAGCAAGGCGCTTTTTAAATGTACGGAAGTTCGCCTGAACTGCGCCTTGTTCGGTGCGTCACCTCCTGCGTGGGCAAAGAAGGGTGTCTGTAGCATTCATGCAGTGATGCAAGAGGCAGAACGCCGGATGCAACAAACGCTTGATGCGTATACGCTTGCGGACTTGGCCCAACAAGTCGAGCGAAAGGCGCCGAAGGAGTTTCTGAACGAGGTCAATACCTGGTTCGAACGGCCCAAGATCCGCCCTGGTGAACATCTCCACCGTAAGAAGAGGTGA
- a CDS encoding cupin domain-containing protein: MKNLLLTCCFVSLMSSPLWAQQAEVTPLLSKDLADIPGKEGLMITVNFPPGSTDSVHRHNAHAFIYVLEGSIIMQVEGGKPVTLTAGQTFYEGPNDVHTVGKNASNTKPAKFLVIFLKDKQAPVLVPVK; encoded by the coding sequence ATGAAGAACCTGCTGTTGACCTGCTGTTTTGTGAGCCTCATGTCCAGCCCACTTTGGGCACAGCAAGCTGAAGTCACGCCGCTACTCTCGAAAGATCTTGCCGATATACCCGGCAAGGAAGGACTGATGATCACAGTCAATTTTCCTCCTGGTTCAACCGACTCAGTGCACCGACACAATGCGCATGCATTCATCTATGTGCTGGAAGGCTCCATCATCATGCAGGTAGAGGGTGGTAAACCTGTCACCTTGACGGCAGGACAAACCTTCTACGAAGGACCGAACGATGTGCATACGGTTGGCAAAAATGCAAGCAATACTAAGCCGGCAAAGTTTCTAGTGATCTTCCTCAAGGACAAGCAGGCACCAGTCCTGGTGCCGGTCAAGTAG
- a CDS encoding SDR family oxidoreductase, which yields MKIVVIGGSGQIGARLVRQLNQRGHQGIPASPTSGIDTLTGAGLAAVLEDAQVVIDVTNPTSFESGTVMHFFDTSTRNLLSAEAEAKVEHHVVLSVVGADRMADVGYMRAKVAQEQLVQRGQIPYTIVRATQFFEFIRTITDLGTKGATVRLPPALMQPIAADDVVAFLVEVTERAPSNSTIDLAGPDRVRMDEIARRLLNVSQDPREVLSDHQALYFGGRLDDRSLVPAGRHCVGMTHFQDWLRIQPPPLLYAQPNRE from the coding sequence ATGAAGATTGTAGTCATTGGCGGCAGCGGGCAGATCGGCGCGCGGCTGGTCAGACAGCTTAATCAACGGGGACATCAAGGCATACCAGCATCACCCACATCGGGTATCGACACGCTCACGGGCGCTGGGCTGGCAGCAGTGTTGGAGGACGCTCAGGTCGTTATTGACGTTACGAATCCGACGTCCTTCGAATCCGGCACGGTGATGCATTTTTTTGACACATCGACACGAAATCTCCTGTCTGCTGAAGCAGAGGCAAAGGTGGAGCACCACGTTGTGCTGTCGGTCGTCGGGGCAGATCGTATGGCGGACGTCGGCTATATGCGCGCGAAAGTGGCTCAAGAGCAATTGGTCCAGCGGGGACAGATACCCTATACAATAGTTCGAGCTACACAATTTTTTGAATTCATCAGGACGATCACCGACTTAGGTACTAAAGGCGCGACGGTTCGACTCCCTCCGGCGCTGATGCAGCCGATTGCTGCGGATGACGTCGTCGCTTTTCTGGTGGAAGTGACCGAACGCGCGCCGAGCAACAGTACGATCGATCTGGCAGGACCTGATCGAGTCCGTATGGACGAAATCGCACGCCGTCTTTTGAATGTCAGCCAAGACCCTCGCGAGGTCCTGTCCGATCATCAGGCGCTCTATTTCGGCGGGAGGCTAGACGACCGATCGTTGGTGCCTGCCGGTCGCCATTGCGTCGGCATGACTCATTTCCAAGACTGGCTCAGAATCCAACCACCGCCACTTCTTTATGCCCAACCAAACAGGGAATAG
- a CDS encoding sigma-70 family RNA polymerase sigma factor, which yields MDRDQTLTALRERILAFATSRLSRDHAEDLTQDVLAVLHNKYSHVTELTELVPLAFQVLRYKMLDAHRKALRRGEYHQESVEDFPLADTRDNPMVQLDQKQRVDRLLTAITQLGERCRDLFTWKLEGKSFPEIQQLMGQSSINTIYTWDLRCRKHLLGLMGGSWE from the coding sequence ATGGACCGTGACCAGACACTGACCGCCCTTCGCGAAAGGATTCTCGCGTTTGCGACATCACGTCTATCGAGGGATCATGCTGAAGACCTGACACAGGACGTTTTAGCCGTCCTGCACAACAAGTATTCACACGTGACTGAATTGACCGAGCTCGTCCCCTTGGCCTTTCAGGTGTTGCGGTACAAGATGCTGGATGCCCATCGCAAGGCCTTGCGGCGAGGTGAGTATCATCAGGAGTCGGTCGAGGATTTCCCGCTAGCCGATACCAGGGACAATCCTATGGTTCAACTCGATCAGAAGCAACGCGTTGATCGACTATTAACTGCCATCACACAATTGGGGGAACGCTGTCGAGACTTGTTCACATGGAAGTTAGAAGGAAAGAGTTTTCCAGAGATTCAGCAATTGATGGGCCAATCCTCCATCAATACGATTTATACCTGGGATCTGCGATGTAGGAAGCACCTCCTTGGGCTTATGGGAGGCAGTTGGGAATGA
- a CDS encoding amidohydrolase family protein, producing MAPTGKSLIDCHVHLAALPDGDNGCFISPNLLRSPLFRFLLWKHDLSPAHPRETNQRYLDHLLAELRTSRYVRKVVLLGMDGFYDQTGLLNRRHTDFLVSNDYVFKAVKDYPEVFLAGPSINPQREDAIDEVHRCADAGAVLIKVLPNAQHFNPADEKYRPFYRALAQRRLPFLSHVGYEFSLIGKDQSLGDPDRLRLALDEGVTVIAAHACSYGLMLYEKFLPTFRELCERYPNFYADISALTQPHRLKMLLHLRHHPELQSRLLFGTDYPLSVFHMAAWGRVGLGKLWSMIHTKNRFDRQVEVCTGLNLHFRSIGDLAGC from the coding sequence ATGGCACCTACAGGCAAATCCCTCATCGACTGCCATGTCCATCTGGCTGCCCTGCCGGACGGTGACAACGGGTGTTTCATCTCACCCAACTTACTGCGAAGCCCCTTATTTCGTTTCCTCTTATGGAAACATGACCTCTCGCCGGCGCACCCGCGTGAGACGAATCAGCGCTATCTCGACCATCTTCTGGCAGAGTTGCGTACCTCACGATACGTGCGGAAAGTCGTGCTCCTGGGAATGGATGGATTCTATGATCAGACCGGCCTCCTCAATCGTCGGCACACGGACTTTCTCGTCAGTAACGATTATGTCTTCAAGGCCGTGAAAGACTATCCAGAGGTCTTTCTCGCCGGTCCTTCGATCAATCCCCAGCGTGAAGATGCCATAGACGAAGTCCATCGCTGTGCGGATGCCGGTGCGGTGCTCATCAAAGTCTTACCGAACGCCCAGCACTTCAACCCGGCGGATGAGAAATACCGACCGTTCTATCGTGCATTGGCTCAACGAAGACTGCCGTTCTTGAGCCACGTTGGGTATGAATTTAGTCTGATCGGCAAAGATCAATCCCTGGGAGATCCTGATCGGCTTCGCTTGGCACTGGACGAAGGGGTGACCGTCATTGCGGCCCACGCCTGCAGCTATGGGTTGATGCTGTATGAAAAATTTCTTCCAACATTTCGTGAACTGTGCGAGCGTTATCCGAACTTCTATGCCGACATTTCAGCCCTCACCCAGCCCCATCGACTGAAGATGTTGCTGCATCTCAGACATCATCCCGAACTGCAATCCCGCCTCCTCTTTGGAACAGACTATCCCTTGTCGGTTTTCCATATGGCAGCTTGGGGGCGAGTAGGCCTTGGCAAATTGTGGAGTATGATTCACACCAAAAACCGTTTCGATCGGCAAGTTGAGGTATGCACCGGGCTCAATCTCCACTTCCGATCGATCGGAGACCTGGCAGGCTGCTGA